GAAGTGAAAGAAGGAGCTATAGTAGGTACTACAGTGGCCGATACCCCAAACTCTTTTCTCAGAACAGAGGTGCTGTATAGTGATTTTATTCTGGAATATGAGGTAAAACTTTCAGATGCGACAAACTCAGGAGTACAGATTAGGAGTAATAGTTTTCCTGAATTTCAGGATGGTAGAGTGCATGGTTATCAGGTTGAAATCGATCCTTCAGATCGATCATGGACAGGTGGAATTTACGATGAAGCACGCAGAGGATGGCTTCATCCACTTAGAGATATGCCTGAAGCACAAGCAGCTTATAAACATCTGGAATGGAATAAATTTAGAGTTGAAGCAATTGGCGATACTATCAAAACCTGGGTAAATGGGATTCCTGTTTCGCATTTAGTTGACAACAGAACGTCAGAAGGATTTATAGCTCTTCAGGTACATAGTATTGGAAATCCGGATGAAGCCGGCATTGAAATAAGCTGGAGGGATATTCGGATTATAACGGATAATCCACGAAAATATGCCCAAAGCACAAGTGCTCCAGCTATTGACAAGTATAACGTATTAACGCACAGTCAAGAGGATTGGGGTTGGGAATTATTGTATGATGGAACCAGCATGGATAAATGGCGTGGTGCTCGTTCTGATGAGTTCCCTTATTCAGAGAAAGGAAAAGGTTGGGATGTTGAAGACGGAGTGATTGTAATTCATGAATCTGGTGGTGCAGAATCAGAAGACGCCGGAGATATTGTTACGAGGGAGTTATTTAGCAATTTTGAGCTTTGGGTCGATTTTAAAGTTACTCCTGGGGCTAATAGTGGTATAAAGTATTTTGTTGATGCAAATCTCAATAAGGGGACAGGATCTTCGATAGGGCTAGAGTATCAGGTTCTTGATGATGATCTTCATCCGGATGCTAAATTGGGGGCACAGCCTGGAAGCAGGACAGTGGCTTCTTTATATGATCTCATCAAGGCAGAAGACAAGCCCATAAATCCGGTTGGAGAATGGAATCATGCCAGAATAATTTCAAACGGTAACCATGTTGAGCATTGGTTAAATGGTCGGAAGGTGCTTGAATACGATCGAAATACCCCGGAATTCCAAAAACTGGTTGATGAAAGTAAATATGAAGTGTGGCCAGGTTTCGGAACCTGGACAGAAGGAAATATCCTGCTTCAGGATCATGGAAATGAGGTACACTACCGAAATATTTTCATCAAAAGATTAAACCCATAAAACAAGCTACTATGAAAAGTATGGATCGAAAAACCTTCCTTAAAAAGAGCACCGCTACCGGGTTAGGAAGTGCAATGGCATTGAGCTTTCCAAATATCCTGATAGGAAAACCAAATAATAGACTGAATGTAGCTGTAGTTGGGGTAAGAAGTCGGGGTAAAGCTCATGTTGAAGCTGTTGATAAAGTAGATAATGCAACTGTAACCTGGTTCTGTGATGTAGATGACAACATCATTGATGAGCACAAAAAGTGGCAGGAGGAAACCGTTGGTTATGTGCCTCAAGTAGAAAAGGATTTTCGAAGGTTACTCGAAAAGGATGATATTGACATCATTACCATTGCTACGCCAGAACATTGGCACACGCCAATGGCCATCATGGCTATGCAGGCTGGGAAACATGTATTTATTGAAAAACCGTGCAGTCATAATCCCTATGAAAATGAACTATTAGTAGCAGCTCAAAAGAAATATGGAAAGTATTGCCAGATGGGGAATCAGCAACGCTCTTCTATTACTTCTAATAAAGCCGTACAGGAGATTAGAGAGGGTATTATTGGTGATGTTTACTATGCAAAAGCCTGGTATTCAAATACAAGAGGAAGTATCGGGAAAGGGAATGTAGTACCTGTTCCTGACGCCCTGGACTGGGAACTATTTCAGGGACCTGCTCCAAGAGAAGATTACAGAGACAATGTTCATCCTTATAACTGGCATTGGTTCAGAACATGGGGAACGGGGGAAATCCATAATAATGGAACCCATGAGATTGATATTTGTCGCTGGGCACTCGGTGTTGATTTGCCTGTAAAAGCAACCTCCGCAGGAGGACGGTACCATTTTGATGATGACTGGGAATTTTACGATACCCAGAATGCCAGCTTTGAGTTCGAAGGTGGTAAAATGATTTCCTGGGAAGGCAAAAGCTGTAATGGTTATCCAATAATGGGTAGAGGACGAGGCTCTTTAATACATGGTACTGAGGGGTCTATCTTGTTAGATCGAGATGGATATCTTTTATATGATTTACGAGGAAAATTAATCAAAGAAGAAGTGGAGCCTGAAGGAGGTGGGGCTGCAAACACTGCGGATACTCGTGGATTTGATGCCTTAACTGTAAACCATATGATTAATTTCGCAAATGCTATTAGGGATGGCGAAGCATTAAAGGCACCGATCGATGATGCAAGTATTTCGACAATGCTATGTCATTATGGAAATATTGCTCAGGAAGTAGGAGGGAGTATTCAAATCGATCCAAAGACCGGAAAAATTTTGAATAACCCTGAAGCTATGAAGCACTGGAAGCGTGAATATGAAAATGGCTGGGAACCTAAATTATAGTAGATGAAAAGAAGAGACTTTATCAAAACATCAGCATTAGCCGGAGCAGCCACTTTAACATCTGGGTTTGCTGGAGTGTACCGATCTAAAGAATTTAACGACATAAAAATTGGAGTGATCGGTACTGGTGATCGTGGGACTGGACTTTCTCATATCATAAAAGATATTGATGGAGTTGAGGTGACAGCCTGTAGCGATATCATCCCGTTCCGTTTAAAAGATTGTGTGGAAAAAGCTACCAATGGAGCAACGGCCTATGAAGACTATCGGGCATTAATTGACGACGACAATGTAAATGCCATTTTGATTGCTGTGCCGTATGGCTTACATGATGAGATTCTGGAGGATGCGCTCGAATCGGGAAAGCACATTTATTGTGAAAAGACCATGATTAAAGGCATTGAGCCAGCTAAAGATTTGGTTAAAAGAGTAAGAAGCTATGACAGTATTTTCCAGGTTGGTCACCAATACCATAGCAGTCGTCTGTATCACAAGGCAGTGGAGATTGTTAATGATGGGTATCTAGGCCATATCGAATCTATCGAATGCCAGTGGAATAGAAATGGAGACTGGAGAAGGCCAGTACCGGATCCAAAGTGGGAGCGAATGATCAACTGGAGGATGTACAGAGAATACTCTGGAGGACTAACTGCGGAGCTATGCTCACACCAAATCGATTTCTGTAATTGGGTTGCTGGGGCTACACCAACAAAGGTAAGTGGTTTTGGAGGTATTGATTACTGGAAGGATGGTCGTGAGACTTATGATAATGTTCATATCATGATGCAGTATGCCAATGGGATGAATACCAAGTTCACAAGTCTTACCACCAATGCCTATGAACGGTATCAAATTAAGCTTCAAGGGCAAAAGGGCACCTTAGTAATTAATTTCGGAGGAGCTAAAATCTATCTTGAGAACCTTGATCAGGCTCGGGAACAGGGATTGGTTGATGGAGTCTCCGGCGCAACTTCAGAAGCATGGGATCGAGGAGAAGGAGCTCCAATTACGGTTGCTGATGACATGGATGCCTCAAAACAGGCACTGATCGATTTCAGGGATTCCGTACGAACTGGTAAGGAACCCGATTCAAATGTTGAAACCGGCGCAAATGTATCAATTCTTGTTTCTATGGCTATTGATGCAATGGATAACAATAAGGTTGTCGAATGGAAGCCGGAGTATAATATTTAACTTTCGCTCTCTTTCATTGTCATTCTGAGGCTACTGCCGAAGAATCAACAAAGCCATAAATTTGTTTAGGTTGTTAATTGTGCTGATTCTTCGCAAGTATGCTCAGAATGACGATTTACTTGCTAACAGGAAAGACACAAAAGCTCTCCATGTTTTCGGCCAGTATCCGTGCCAGGTGCAAATCCTGGAAAGCAATCCCTCTGACGATTAGGAAGACTCCCAGGCTAAAGGCAAGGTAAGGTACGAGCTTTCGAATGGAGCTTCTCAGGTTAAGAGAGAGAATAGTAGGTGCGAGATACATCAAAAACATAGCCGGGAAAGTACCCAATCCAAATAATGCCATATACTGCATGCTATGCATGGGAGATTCGGTTAATACAGCTGCTGCAAGGCCTGAATACACAAAAGCACAGGGGAGAAGTCCATTTAACACGCCCATTCCAAAAAGGGCAAAAAAGGAAGGTTTTCGAAGCAATTTGCCATAATACTTCGAAATGGATTTGACAAAATTCTGATAAATCTGTGGCTTTTCTCTTTTCTTAAAGAAACGATTCAGCACTACTCCAAATACTATTCCTACTCCAAGTAGTATAGAAAGTGTGCCTTGAAAACCCGAGAAAGTGATTTGAGTTCCTAACAACCCAAATAGCAATCCAAAAAGGGCATAAACCAGGATTCGCCCAGAATTATATAAGCCGGCGCTTAATGAAAGAGCAACCAGGCTTGAACTTGACCTGGGAATAGACATCGCGATAGGGCCACACATCCCCACACAATGAAAGCTTCCTACAAAGCCTAGAACCGGGGCAGTCCAGAGTTCCATATTATATGATTACTACTTTTTCTTCCTGGTAGTCCAGGTTATCCATTTTCCAGGTTACCGTAAGTACCCATTTCCCTTTGTCCATTCGCTCCATAGGGATCACATGTGTGTTTCCGGCATCAAACTGGATAGCCAGGTTCATGTCCTTACTTGCATCGTTTGGTCTATAGAGGTTAATGGTTCCTTCCTGGGCTTTTTTCACTATTTCTTCAGGGAAAAATACCTTTAAGGCCACACGCTCTTCATCGAATAGAATAACAACTTGTTCCTCCAGTTCTGAAGCTCGTTCCTTGCTATCGATGGTTTCCTGGTATGCCACACCCTCTTCATAATGATTGTTATTCACCAGATAGAAATCGAGGCTGATGAGGTAGCTGACCATACTTAAGGTTCCGATTATAAAGAGCGTAACCGCGATAAAAATTCCTTTTCCCCAATCTAGTTTTTTCATGATCGTACTTAGTTATTAGGCCCTAAAAAGCCGGTTTTTACTGTTTCAATTTGTTCTCCATCAGCCATAACAATAAAGCTAATGTCGGTTTGTAGTCCATCTAAATGCTCTTTAGAAATCTGAACCATAAAGCGGCCTTCTACTAAACTTTGTCCCGGTACAGAATTGATCATCCCAAGAGATACCAGTTGTCCGGGAGGTGAAATTAGGGCAAGCTCATAGTCTATTTCTTCAAAAGTCTTATTGATTACTTTGATGGTATATATATTGCTAATTCGGTTATCAGGAAGTTCCTGGAAAAGGGTGCCTCTCTCTCTTAAGATGGTCGTTTCAAGGTCTGAGCGCATGCTTAACAGTACTACAAAAGTAGTGAGTAGTGCTAAAAGAACGGCGGAGTACCCCATTATTCTTGGGGTAAGGATTTTTCTCTTTTCAGACCGAATAGCATTTTCTGAAGAATAACGAATAAGACCTCTTGGCTTGTCGATTTTGTC
This genomic window from Balneola sp. contains:
- a CDS encoding DUF1080 domain-containing protein; the protein is MKTLFVFFILLTSCSAYDQNIPWVPLFDGDTTDGWEQIGGVATYEVKEGAIVGTTVADTPNSFLRTEVLYSDFILEYEVKLSDATNSGVQIRSNSFPEFQDGRVHGYQVEIDPSDRSWTGGIYDEARRGWLHPLRDMPEAQAAYKHLEWNKFRVEAIGDTIKTWVNGIPVSHLVDNRTSEGFIALQVHSIGNPDEAGIEISWRDIRIITDNPRKYAQSTSAPAIDKYNVLTHSQEDWGWELLYDGTSMDKWRGARSDEFPYSEKGKGWDVEDGVIVIHESGGAESEDAGDIVTRELFSNFELWVDFKVTPGANSGIKYFVDANLNKGTGSSIGLEYQVLDDDLHPDAKLGAQPGSRTVASLYDLIKAEDKPINPVGEWNHARIISNGNHVEHWLNGRKVLEYDRNTPEFQKLVDESKYEVWPGFGTWTEGNILLQDHGNEVHYRNIFIKRLNP
- a CDS encoding gfo/Idh/MocA family oxidoreductase yields the protein MDRKTFLKKSTATGLGSAMALSFPNILIGKPNNRLNVAVVGVRSRGKAHVEAVDKVDNATVTWFCDVDDNIIDEHKKWQEETVGYVPQVEKDFRRLLEKDDIDIITIATPEHWHTPMAIMAMQAGKHVFIEKPCSHNPYENELLVAAQKKYGKYCQMGNQQRSSITSNKAVQEIREGIIGDVYYAKAWYSNTRGSIGKGNVVPVPDALDWELFQGPAPREDYRDNVHPYNWHWFRTWGTGEIHNNGTHEIDICRWALGVDLPVKATSAGGRYHFDDDWEFYDTQNASFEFEGGKMISWEGKSCNGYPIMGRGRGSLIHGTEGSILLDRDGYLLYDLRGKLIKEEVEPEGGGAANTADTRGFDALTVNHMINFANAIRDGEALKAPIDDASISTMLCHYGNIAQEVGGSIQIDPKTGKILNNPEAMKHWKREYENGWEPKL
- a CDS encoding twin-arginine translocation signal domain-containing protein, encoding MKRRDFIKTSALAGAATLTSGFAGVYRSKEFNDIKIGVIGTGDRGTGLSHIIKDIDGVEVTACSDIIPFRLKDCVEKATNGATAYEDYRALIDDDNVNAILIAVPYGLHDEILEDALESGKHIYCEKTMIKGIEPAKDLVKRVRSYDSIFQVGHQYHSSRLYHKAVEIVNDGYLGHIESIECQWNRNGDWRRPVPDPKWERMINWRMYREYSGGLTAELCSHQIDFCNWVAGATPTKVSGFGGIDYWKDGRETYDNVHIMMQYANGMNTKFTSLTTNAYERYQIKLQGQKGTLVINFGGAKIYLENLDQAREQGLVDGVSGATSEAWDRGEGAPITVADDMDASKQALIDFRDSVRTGKEPDSNVETGANVSILVSMAIDAMDNNKVVEWKPEYNI
- a CDS encoding sulfite exporter TauE/SafE family protein — its product is MELWTAPVLGFVGSFHCVGMCGPIAMSIPRSSSSLVALSLSAGLYNSGRILVYALFGLLFGLLGTQITFSGFQGTLSILLGVGIVFGVVLNRFFKKREKPQIYQNFVKSISKYYGKLLRKPSFFALFGMGVLNGLLPCAFVYSGLAAAVLTESPMHSMQYMALFGLGTFPAMFLMYLAPTILSLNLRSSIRKLVPYLAFSLGVFLIVRGIAFQDLHLARILAENMESFCVFPVSK